One window from the genome of Drosophila albomicans strain 15112-1751.03 chromosome 2L, ASM965048v2, whole genome shotgun sequence encodes:
- the LOC117565140 gene encoding vascular endothelial growth factor receptor 1 isoform X7 encodes MVAVNKMCKLRKALLFFIWISCFAAINSLPRPQQGLENNDILVNCGGELEVPLITPCKDSLKLEVDSDYTLHCEASEPIVWWHGDEGLLESETFDNAEDPNRPYGIKFHIKSAKVENVGAHYCIPQQLEPIGDNWSEIDLIELVNNEKASTIYIFVDDKSNLLAPLDPIINARQYTDLVIPCKPAMPETEVLLTFNGATFSSETTGRYDPKRGFFIVIRSVTDAGYYTCVPKIPSPDNEEESTLIDVRFIGNGHIDKANDRLNKPLITSSSRGHVYQGETFELVCEVYSPYNVNYKLSWSLPNKVDPSRTNRTGPYFDKSNKNVTHQLAHSTLTVRDAKLEDKGVYKCTIKGDYGAPEFSSYKMVVMEPNSTYLKVREPSDYYTVQEYANRSIQMNAVFEGFPAPTFKWYKPNGIEVWETEPNFKILSTESSTTLKVINAQLENSGTYILKGTNGIDSKQLEFNVSVISGPVLSMEDVYVVEGQEAHLNCTVQSYPTAVVTFLFKPCSLKPRWPSCSLATQNFSSETIQELYQYRTSSRPGTLSVEFIHEAIFTPKEPGIIICVAQNLINNIPVTKQKSAHVMLGDIAQNMTIDGLNTNHNIAKGDEETFTCSALAYHFDGNLEWFLNGEPITEGSGITMETNYTTYSYKSTLKFSAISDKDRGTYMCRARNINPPDNYESREINVYVHDPKAPQWEYTNLNPKSKIERNLGDTLELQCRSKAMPPATVKWYKDEVLVQTTNHTHILEDGKTLRIPHLYPKDDGIYRCVVNNRLGSIENSATVIIANLPGVSKLWIWMLAIFFTVLIALCAFLAIRYRQERKRHLALKAAGLANFEEGAVEHINPALSLDEQAELLPYDRGFEFPRDKLKLGKQLGAGAFGVVLKGEAQGIRNDEAVSIVAVKMVKRTADAEVVRALVSELKIMVHLGQHLNVVNLLGAVTKNIAKRELMVIVEYCRFGNIQNFLLRNRKCFINQINPMNDRIDATIMTQRISDSFDLHRDNAGNGCGSVGGIGGGLKYANVGYPNHPYINHMNSVNNNYTQNHRSNSDNDPRSGTRAGRTTSGGGSTTYDRQLDTCATEATVMTTVPEDDHHVMSNNSIQPAWRSNYKTDSTEAMTVTTTDLVSWAFQVARGMDYLSSKKVLHGDLAARNILLCEDNVVKICDFGLARSMYRGDNYKKSESGKLPIKWLALESLSDHVFSTYSDVWSFGIVLWELFSLSKVPYPGIDPNQELFNKLNDGYRMEKPPYANQELYEIMLECWRKSPESRPLFNVLEKRFANMLGEDAANHYLDLNDPYMRSNTEYLRNHPTDYLSLMGSPDEFAPAAPRYVNGHIVPDIRIEDVPDDYLQMNTENSTAIFSPTRPKGDVTNQHTDFKDKQPTTETSFTFPTDNQHGQHSPTLANNMESSAIHKSLRRKNGMPTVDAADQAPEEIPMLHRISSSDDGDRSPEQQRKFPQYTGPTPSPRHHVETTLNGDSENYVNVKPPRKNLVNKSSAAASSTTDAFSNPSYQPLTAVNAEKTERRY; translated from the exons ATGGTTGCTGTTAACAAAATGTGCAAGTTACGCAAGGCGCTGCTCTTTTTCATTTGGATCTCATGTTTTGCCGCCATCAACTCAT TGCCCCGTCCTCAGCAAGGCCTAGAGAACAATGATATTCTCGTCAATTGTGGCGGAGAGCTGGAGGTTCCGCTTATAACACCCTGCAAGGACTCGCTTAAACTGGAGGTCGACAGCGACTATACGCTGCATTGTGAGGCCAGCGAACCGATCGTTTGGTGGCATGGCGATGAAGGTTTGCTTGAAAGCGAAACGTTCGATAATGCCGAGGACCCAAACCGTCCCTATGGCATCAAGTTCCACATTAAATCGGCGAAAGTTGAGAATGTTGGCGCTCACTATTGCATCCCCCAGCAATTGGAGCCCATTGGAGACAACTGGTCGGAAATCGATTTGATTGAGTTGGTCAACAATGAGAAGGCCAGCACAATATACATCTTTGTCGACGACAAATCCAATCTACTGGCGCCCCTCGATCCCATAATAAATGCACGACAATACACCGACCTGGTAATACCCTGCAAGCCGGCAATGCCCGAGACAGAGGTGTTGCTAACATTCAATGGAGCG ACATTTTCCAGTGAGACAACCGGTCGCTACGATCCCAAGCGCGGTTTCTTTATTGTAATTCGAAGTGTTACCGATGCTGGGTATTATACTTGTGTCCCCAAAATTCCATCGCCGGATAACGAAGAGGAATCAACGCTCATTGATGTGCGCTTTATTGGTAACGGTCATATTGATA AAGCAAATGATCGCCTCAACAAGCCGCTTATAACCTCAAGCTCACGTGGCCACGTCTATCAGGGTGAAACTTTCGAACTGGTCTGCGAAGTTTACTCTCCCTACAATGTTAATTACAAGCTGTCTTGGAGCCTACCCAATAAAGTGGATCCG AGTCGCACCAACCGCACCGGGCCGTACTTcgacaagagcaacaaaaatgtaaccCATCAACTGGCTCATAGCACGTTGACGGTGCGAGACGCGAAACTTGAAGACAAAGGTGTCTACAAGTGTACCATAAAAGGTGATTATGGAGCCCCTGAGTTCTCTTCCTACAAGATGGTCGTAATGG AGCCCAACTCGACATATCTCAAAGTCCGTGAGCCTTCAGATTATTACACAGTTCAGGAATATGCCAACAGATCCATACAGATGAACGCCGTATTCGAAGGCTTTCCGGCGCCCACATTCAAGTGGTATAAGCCCAACGGTATTGAGGTCTGGGAGACCGAGCCGAACTTTAAGATCCTATCCACAGAATCGAGCACTACACTGAAGGTGATCAACGCCCAGCTAGAGAATAGCGGCACCTACATCCTCAAGGGTACCAATGGCATTGATTCGAAGCAATTGGAGTTCAATGTGAGCGTCATTTCGGGTCCAGTGCTCAGCATGGAAGATGTCTATGTGGTTGAAGGCCAGGAAGCGCATCTCAACTGTACCGTCCAATCGTATCCCACAGCTGTGGTGACATTCCTCTTTAAGCCATGCAGCCTGAAGCCGCGTTGGCCATCCTGTTCGTTGGCCACACAAAACTTTAGT TCTGAAACAATCCAGGAACTTTATCAG TATAGAACTAGCTCCCGTCCTGGCACACTAAGCGTAGAGTTTATACACGAGGCGATCTTCACACCCAAGGAACCAGGAATTATTATCTGCGTGGCACAGAATTTGATCAACAACATTCCAGTAACGAAGCAGAAATCGGCACATGTAATGTTGGGAGATATAGCGCAGAATATGACCATTGATGGGCTGAACACCAATCACAACATAGCCAAGGGGGATGAAGAGACATTCACATGCTCAGCGCTAGCTTATCACTTCGATGGTAATCTGGAATGGTTCCTGAATGGCGAGCCTATCACTGAGGGTTCTG GTATTACTATGGAAACCAATTACACAACATACTCTTACAAAAGTACGCTAAAGTTTAGCGCAATCTCTGATAAAGATCGTGGCACTTACATGTGCAGAGCGCGTAATATTAATCCACCCGATAATTACGAAAGTCGGGAAATTAATGTCTATGTGCACGATCCCAAAGCACCGCAATGGGAATACACGAATCTTAATCCAAAGTCGAAAATCGAACGCAATCTGGGAGATACGTTGGAACTCCAATGCCGTTCCAAAGCCATGCCTCCAGCCACAGTTAAATGGTATAAGGACGAAGTCTTAGTGCAAACCACAAATCACACTCACATACTGGAAGACGGCAAAACATTGCGTATTCCCCATCTCTACCCCAAGGACGATGGCATCTACCGCTGTGTGGTGAATAATCGTTTGGGCAGCATTGAGAACTCCGCCACCGTAATAATAGCCA atCTACCGGGTGTTAGCAAGCTCTGGATTTGGATGCTTGCCATCTTCTTTACGGTGCTCATCGCACTGTGCGCATTCCTGGCCATTCGCTATCGTCAGGAACGCAAGCGACATTTGGCTCTTAAGGCCGCCGGTTTGGCCAACTTTGAGGAGGGCGCTGTGGAGCACATCAATCCAGCATTGTCACTCGACGAGCAGGCCGAATTGTTGCCTTACGACCGTGGTTTTGAGTTCCCGCGTGACAAACTTAAGCTGGGCAAGCAGCTGGGCGCCGGCGCCTTTGGTGTGGTGCTCAAGGGTGAAGCGCAGGGCATTCGTAATGATGAGGCTGTATCGATAGTCGCGGTGAAGATGGTTAAACGCACCGCAGATGCAGAAGTGGTGCGTGCTCTTGTCTCGGAACTGAAGATTATGGTACATTTGGGACAGCATCTGAATGTGGTCAATCTACTGGGTGCCGTCACCAAAAACATAGCCAAGC GCGAACTGATGGTCATTGTGGAGTATTGTCGTTTCGGAAACATTCAAAACTTTTTACTGCGCAATCGCAAATGCTtcataaaccaaataaatccAATGAACGATCGAATTGATGCCACAATTATGACACAACGGATATCCGACAGCTTTGATCTGCATCG TGATAATGCTGGTAATGGTTGTGGTAGTGTTGGTGGTATTGGTGGTGGCTTGAAGTATGCTAACGTCGGTTACCCGAACCATCCATATATCAATCACATGAACTCCGTAAACAACAACTATACGCAAAATCATCGCAGCAACTCCGACAACGATCCCCGCTCGGGCACACGAGCCGGACGCACCACCTCCGGCGGCGGCAGCACCACCTACGACCGTCAGCTGGACACTTGCGCCACAGAGGCCACCGTCATGACCACTGTACCAGAGG ATGATCATCATGTGATGTCCAATAACTCCATTCAGCCCGCTTGGCGCTCCAATTACAAGACCGACTCTACGGAAGCGATGACTGTGACTACCACAGACTTGGTCAGCTGGGCTTTCCAGGTCGCTCGTGGAATGGACTATTTATCGTCCAAGAAGGTGCTTCACGGAGATCTTGCGGCGAGAAACATTCTACTATGCGAAGACAACGTTGTGAAAATCTGCGACTTTGGCTTGGCACGTTCCATGTACAGAGGCGACAACTATAAGAAATCCG AGAGCGGCAAGCTGCCCATCAAGTGGCTGGCGCTAGAATCGTTGAGCGATCATGTGTTCAGCACCTATAGCGATGTATGGTCCTTTGGTATTGTGCTTTGGGAGCTATTCTCACTCTCAAAGGTGCCATATCCGGGTATTGATCCCAACCAGGAGCTGTTCAACAAGCTAAACGATGGTTACCGTATGGAAAAGCCGCCATATGCCAACCAAGAACTCTACGAAATAATGCTAGAGTGCTGGCGCAAGAG CCCCGAGAGCAGACCGCTTTTCAATGTGCTAGAGAAACGCTTTGCTAACATGCTGGGGGAGGATGCAGCCAAC CACTACCTGGATCTGAATGATCCGTATATGCGCTCAAACACGGAGTACTTGAGAAATCATCCCACAGACTACTTGTCGTTAATGGGTTCTCCTGATGAATTTGCTCCCGCTGCGCCACGCTATGTCAATGGACACATAGTGCCCGATATAA GAATTGAAGATGTGCCCGATGATTATCTGCAAATGAACACTGAGAATAGCACCGCCATATTTTCACCCACGCGTCCCAAAGGCGACGTCACCAATCAACACACCGACTTTAAGGATAAGCAACCAACAACCGAAACATCTTTCACCTTCCCAACAGATAACCAACATGGCCAACACTCACCCACATTGGCCAACAACATGGAAAGCAGCGCTATCCACAAATCGCTACGTCGTAAGAACGGCATGCCAACAGTTGATGCTGCCGATCAGGCACCCGAGGAGATACCCATGCTGCATCGGATTTCGTCATCAGACGATGGCGATCGAAGTCCcgaacaacaacgaaaatttCCCCAATATACGGGGCCAACACCGTCACCACGGCATCATGTCGAAACGACACTCAATGGCGATAGCGAAAACTATGTGAATGTGAAACCGCCTCGTAAAAATCTTGTCAACAAATCatctgcagcagcaagcagcacaACAGATGCTTTCTCGAATCCCAGCTATCAGCCACTGACAGCTGTTAATGCAGAGAAGACAGAGCGAAGGTattaa
- the LOC117565140 gene encoding vascular endothelial growth factor receptor 1 isoform X1 — MVAVNKMCKLRKALLFFIWISCFAAINSLPRPQQGLENNDILVNCGGELEVPLITPCKDSLKLEVDSDYTLHCEASEPIVWWHGDEGLLESETFDNAEDPNRPYGIKFHIKSAKVENVGAHYCIPQQLEPIGDNWSEIDLIELVNNEKASTIYIFVDDKSNLLAPLDPIINARQYTDLVIPCKPAMPETEVLLTFNGATFSSETTGRYDPKRGFFIVIRSVTDAGYYTCVPKIPSPDNEEESTLIDVRFIGNGHIDTFGLDNATTDMVLTEKITNKTHDEFKVMVIDNDSDESILNVTNNIDSDIVTLIPGAGHVASPSDNDNDDDNEQHDSRDQDSDYYSSLSSRHREKRSPIRTTRSPSMMNPSPSRGPQGQANDRLNKPLITSSSRGHVYQGETFELVCEVYSPYNVNYKLSWSLPNKVDPSRTNRTGPYFDKSNKNVTHQLAHSTLTVRDAKLEDKGVYKCTIKGDYGAPEFSSYKMVVMEPNSTYLKVREPSDYYTVQEYANRSIQMNAVFEGFPAPTFKWYKPNGIEVWETEPNFKILSTESSTTLKVINAQLENSGTYILKGTNGIDSKQLEFNVSVISGPVLSMEDVYVVEGQEAHLNCTVQSYPTAVVTFLFKPCSLKPRWPSCSLATQNFSSETIQELYQYRTSSRPGTLSVEFIHEAIFTPKEPGIIICVAQNLINNIPVTKQKSAHVMLGDIAQNMTIDGLNTNHNIAKGDEETFTCSALAYHFDGNLEWFLNGEPITEGSGITMETNYTTYSYKSTLKFSAISDKDRGTYMCRARNINPPDNYESREINVYVHDPKAPQWEYTNLNPKSKIERNLGDTLELQCRSKAMPPATVKWYKDEVLVQTTNHTHILEDGKTLRIPHLYPKDDGIYRCVVNNRLGSIENSATVIIANLPGVSKLWIWMLAIFFTVLIALCAFLAIRYRQERKRHLALKAAGLANFEEGAVEHINPALSLDEQAELLPYDRGFEFPRDKLKLGKQLGAGAFGVVLKGEAQGIRNDEAVSIVAVKMVKRTADAEVVRALVSELKIMVHLGQHLNVVNLLGAVTKNIAKRELMVIVEYCRFGNIQNFLLRNRKCFINQINPMNDRIDATIMTQRISDSFDLHRDNAGNGCGSVGGIGGGLKYANVGYPNHPYINHMNSVNNNYTQNHRSNSDNDPRSGTRAGRTTSGGGSTTYDRQLDTCATEATVMTTVPEDDHHVMSNNSIQPAWRSNYKTDSTEAMTVTTTDLVSWAFQVARGMDYLSSKKVLHGDLAARNILLCEDNVVKICDFGLARSMYRGDNYKKSESGKLPIKWLALESLSDHVFSTYSDVWSFGIVLWELFSLSKVPYPGIDPNQELFNKLNDGYRMEKPPYANQELYEIMLECWRKSPESRPLFNVLEKRFANMLGEDAANHYLDLNDPYMRSNTEYLRNHPTDYLSLMGSPDEFAPAAPRYVNGHIVPDIRIEDVPDDYLQMNTENSTAIFSPTRPKGDVTNQHTDFKDKQPTTETSFTFPTDNQHGQHSPTLANNMESSAIHKSLRRKNGMPTVDAADQAPEEIPMLHRISSSDDGDRSPEQQRKFPQYTGPTPSPRHHVETTLNGDSENYVNVKPPRKNLVNKSSAAASSTTDAFSNPSYQPLTAVNAEKTERRY; from the exons ATGGTTGCTGTTAACAAAATGTGCAAGTTACGCAAGGCGCTGCTCTTTTTCATTTGGATCTCATGTTTTGCCGCCATCAACTCAT TGCCCCGTCCTCAGCAAGGCCTAGAGAACAATGATATTCTCGTCAATTGTGGCGGAGAGCTGGAGGTTCCGCTTATAACACCCTGCAAGGACTCGCTTAAACTGGAGGTCGACAGCGACTATACGCTGCATTGTGAGGCCAGCGAACCGATCGTTTGGTGGCATGGCGATGAAGGTTTGCTTGAAAGCGAAACGTTCGATAATGCCGAGGACCCAAACCGTCCCTATGGCATCAAGTTCCACATTAAATCGGCGAAAGTTGAGAATGTTGGCGCTCACTATTGCATCCCCCAGCAATTGGAGCCCATTGGAGACAACTGGTCGGAAATCGATTTGATTGAGTTGGTCAACAATGAGAAGGCCAGCACAATATACATCTTTGTCGACGACAAATCCAATCTACTGGCGCCCCTCGATCCCATAATAAATGCACGACAATACACCGACCTGGTAATACCCTGCAAGCCGGCAATGCCCGAGACAGAGGTGTTGCTAACATTCAATGGAGCG ACATTTTCCAGTGAGACAACCGGTCGCTACGATCCCAAGCGCGGTTTCTTTATTGTAATTCGAAGTGTTACCGATGCTGGGTATTATACTTGTGTCCCCAAAATTCCATCGCCGGATAACGAAGAGGAATCAACGCTCATTGATGTGCGCTTTATTGGTAACGGTCATATTGATA CATTTGGATTGGACAATGCTACAACAGACATGGTTCTGACTGAGAAGATAACTAACAAAACGCACGATGAATTTAAGGTTATggttatcgataacgatagtGATGAATCGATCCTCAATGTTACTAACAATATCGACAGTGATATCGTTACACTAATACCTGGTGCTGGGCATGTTGCATCCCCCTCCGACAACGATAACGATGACGATAATGAGCAGCATGATTCGCGTGATCAAGACAGCGATTATTATTCATCATTATCGTCGCGTCATCGAGAAAAGCGTAGTCCAATAAGAACTACGAGATCGCCCTCAATGATGAATCCCTCGCCCTCAAGGGGACCCCAAGGGC AAGCAAATGATCGCCTCAACAAGCCGCTTATAACCTCAAGCTCACGTGGCCACGTCTATCAGGGTGAAACTTTCGAACTGGTCTGCGAAGTTTACTCTCCCTACAATGTTAATTACAAGCTGTCTTGGAGCCTACCCAATAAAGTGGATCCG AGTCGCACCAACCGCACCGGGCCGTACTTcgacaagagcaacaaaaatgtaaccCATCAACTGGCTCATAGCACGTTGACGGTGCGAGACGCGAAACTTGAAGACAAAGGTGTCTACAAGTGTACCATAAAAGGTGATTATGGAGCCCCTGAGTTCTCTTCCTACAAGATGGTCGTAATGG AGCCCAACTCGACATATCTCAAAGTCCGTGAGCCTTCAGATTATTACACAGTTCAGGAATATGCCAACAGATCCATACAGATGAACGCCGTATTCGAAGGCTTTCCGGCGCCCACATTCAAGTGGTATAAGCCCAACGGTATTGAGGTCTGGGAGACCGAGCCGAACTTTAAGATCCTATCCACAGAATCGAGCACTACACTGAAGGTGATCAACGCCCAGCTAGAGAATAGCGGCACCTACATCCTCAAGGGTACCAATGGCATTGATTCGAAGCAATTGGAGTTCAATGTGAGCGTCATTTCGGGTCCAGTGCTCAGCATGGAAGATGTCTATGTGGTTGAAGGCCAGGAAGCGCATCTCAACTGTACCGTCCAATCGTATCCCACAGCTGTGGTGACATTCCTCTTTAAGCCATGCAGCCTGAAGCCGCGTTGGCCATCCTGTTCGTTGGCCACACAAAACTTTAGT TCTGAAACAATCCAGGAACTTTATCAG TATAGAACTAGCTCCCGTCCTGGCACACTAAGCGTAGAGTTTATACACGAGGCGATCTTCACACCCAAGGAACCAGGAATTATTATCTGCGTGGCACAGAATTTGATCAACAACATTCCAGTAACGAAGCAGAAATCGGCACATGTAATGTTGGGAGATATAGCGCAGAATATGACCATTGATGGGCTGAACACCAATCACAACATAGCCAAGGGGGATGAAGAGACATTCACATGCTCAGCGCTAGCTTATCACTTCGATGGTAATCTGGAATGGTTCCTGAATGGCGAGCCTATCACTGAGGGTTCTG GTATTACTATGGAAACCAATTACACAACATACTCTTACAAAAGTACGCTAAAGTTTAGCGCAATCTCTGATAAAGATCGTGGCACTTACATGTGCAGAGCGCGTAATATTAATCCACCCGATAATTACGAAAGTCGGGAAATTAATGTCTATGTGCACGATCCCAAAGCACCGCAATGGGAATACACGAATCTTAATCCAAAGTCGAAAATCGAACGCAATCTGGGAGATACGTTGGAACTCCAATGCCGTTCCAAAGCCATGCCTCCAGCCACAGTTAAATGGTATAAGGACGAAGTCTTAGTGCAAACCACAAATCACACTCACATACTGGAAGACGGCAAAACATTGCGTATTCCCCATCTCTACCCCAAGGACGATGGCATCTACCGCTGTGTGGTGAATAATCGTTTGGGCAGCATTGAGAACTCCGCCACCGTAATAATAGCCA atCTACCGGGTGTTAGCAAGCTCTGGATTTGGATGCTTGCCATCTTCTTTACGGTGCTCATCGCACTGTGCGCATTCCTGGCCATTCGCTATCGTCAGGAACGCAAGCGACATTTGGCTCTTAAGGCCGCCGGTTTGGCCAACTTTGAGGAGGGCGCTGTGGAGCACATCAATCCAGCATTGTCACTCGACGAGCAGGCCGAATTGTTGCCTTACGACCGTGGTTTTGAGTTCCCGCGTGACAAACTTAAGCTGGGCAAGCAGCTGGGCGCCGGCGCCTTTGGTGTGGTGCTCAAGGGTGAAGCGCAGGGCATTCGTAATGATGAGGCTGTATCGATAGTCGCGGTGAAGATGGTTAAACGCACCGCAGATGCAGAAGTGGTGCGTGCTCTTGTCTCGGAACTGAAGATTATGGTACATTTGGGACAGCATCTGAATGTGGTCAATCTACTGGGTGCCGTCACCAAAAACATAGCCAAGC GCGAACTGATGGTCATTGTGGAGTATTGTCGTTTCGGAAACATTCAAAACTTTTTACTGCGCAATCGCAAATGCTtcataaaccaaataaatccAATGAACGATCGAATTGATGCCACAATTATGACACAACGGATATCCGACAGCTTTGATCTGCATCG TGATAATGCTGGTAATGGTTGTGGTAGTGTTGGTGGTATTGGTGGTGGCTTGAAGTATGCTAACGTCGGTTACCCGAACCATCCATATATCAATCACATGAACTCCGTAAACAACAACTATACGCAAAATCATCGCAGCAACTCCGACAACGATCCCCGCTCGGGCACACGAGCCGGACGCACCACCTCCGGCGGCGGCAGCACCACCTACGACCGTCAGCTGGACACTTGCGCCACAGAGGCCACCGTCATGACCACTGTACCAGAGG ATGATCATCATGTGATGTCCAATAACTCCATTCAGCCCGCTTGGCGCTCCAATTACAAGACCGACTCTACGGAAGCGATGACTGTGACTACCACAGACTTGGTCAGCTGGGCTTTCCAGGTCGCTCGTGGAATGGACTATTTATCGTCCAAGAAGGTGCTTCACGGAGATCTTGCGGCGAGAAACATTCTACTATGCGAAGACAACGTTGTGAAAATCTGCGACTTTGGCTTGGCACGTTCCATGTACAGAGGCGACAACTATAAGAAATCCG AGAGCGGCAAGCTGCCCATCAAGTGGCTGGCGCTAGAATCGTTGAGCGATCATGTGTTCAGCACCTATAGCGATGTATGGTCCTTTGGTATTGTGCTTTGGGAGCTATTCTCACTCTCAAAGGTGCCATATCCGGGTATTGATCCCAACCAGGAGCTGTTCAACAAGCTAAACGATGGTTACCGTATGGAAAAGCCGCCATATGCCAACCAAGAACTCTACGAAATAATGCTAGAGTGCTGGCGCAAGAG CCCCGAGAGCAGACCGCTTTTCAATGTGCTAGAGAAACGCTTTGCTAACATGCTGGGGGAGGATGCAGCCAAC CACTACCTGGATCTGAATGATCCGTATATGCGCTCAAACACGGAGTACTTGAGAAATCATCCCACAGACTACTTGTCGTTAATGGGTTCTCCTGATGAATTTGCTCCCGCTGCGCCACGCTATGTCAATGGACACATAGTGCCCGATATAA GAATTGAAGATGTGCCCGATGATTATCTGCAAATGAACACTGAGAATAGCACCGCCATATTTTCACCCACGCGTCCCAAAGGCGACGTCACCAATCAACACACCGACTTTAAGGATAAGCAACCAACAACCGAAACATCTTTCACCTTCCCAACAGATAACCAACATGGCCAACACTCACCCACATTGGCCAACAACATGGAAAGCAGCGCTATCCACAAATCGCTACGTCGTAAGAACGGCATGCCAACAGTTGATGCTGCCGATCAGGCACCCGAGGAGATACCCATGCTGCATCGGATTTCGTCATCAGACGATGGCGATCGAAGTCCcgaacaacaacgaaaatttCCCCAATATACGGGGCCAACACCGTCACCACGGCATCATGTCGAAACGACACTCAATGGCGATAGCGAAAACTATGTGAATGTGAAACCGCCTCGTAAAAATCTTGTCAACAAATCatctgcagcagcaagcagcacaACAGATGCTTTCTCGAATCCCAGCTATCAGCCACTGACAGCTGTTAATGCAGAGAAGACAGAGCGAAGGTattaa